From Medicago truncatula cultivar Jemalong A17 chromosome 7, MtrunA17r5.0-ANR, whole genome shotgun sequence, a single genomic window includes:
- the LOC25499373 gene encoding pyruvate kinase 1, cytosolic isoform X1: MHSSNLLIEEPIRMISILEPAKTSFFPAMTRIVGTLGPKSRSVDVISSCLKAGMSVARFDFSWGDSEYHQETLENLKAAIKTSKKLCAVMLDTVGAEMQVVNKNETSISLQADSQVILTPDQGQEASSEILPINFDGLAKSVKAGDTIFVGQYLFTGSETTSVWLEVAEVAGQDVVCTVKNSATLAGALFTLHASQIHIDLPTLTEKDKEVISTWGVKNKIDFLSLSYTRHAEDVRQAREFLSTLGDLSQTQIFAKIENVEGLTHFDEILQEADGIILSRGNLGIDLPPEKVFFFQKSALYKCNMAGKPAVLTRVVDSMTDNLRPTRAEATDVANAVLDGSDAILLGAETLRGLYPVETISTVGKICSEAEKVFNQDLYFKKTVKFVGEPMTHLESIASSAVRAAIKVKASVIICFTSSGRAARLIAKYRPTMPVLSVVIPRLKTNQLKWSFSGAFEDQLPTQLWESLFTANARQSLIVRGLFPMLADPRHPAESTSASNESILKVALDHGKASGVIKPHDRVVICQKVGDASVVKIIELED, from the exons ATGCATTCAAGTAACTTGCTTATCGAAGAACCTATTCGGATGATCTCAATCCTTGAGCCAGCCAAAACC agcTTTTTTCCTGCAATGACAAGGATCGTTGGTACCTTGGGACCTAAATCTCGTTCAGTTGATGTTATTTCTTCTTGTCTCAAAGCCGGAATGTctg TGGCTCGTTTCGATTTTTCTTGGGGTGACTCCGAATATCACCAAGAGACTCTGGAAAATTTGAAGGCTGCTATCAAAACTTCTAAGAAGCTCTGTGCT GTTATGCTGGACACGGTTGGTGCTGAGATGCAGGTTGTTAACAAAAACGAGACATCGATTTCCCTTCAGGCTGATAGTCAGGTTATCCTGACTCCTGATCAGGGGCAAGAAGCTTCTTCAGAGATACTGCCTATCAATTTTGATGGACTTGCCAAG TCAGTGAAGGCGGGAGACACCATTTTCGTTGGGCAATACTTGTTCACAGGAAGTGAAACTACTTCTGTATGGCTAGAG GTAGCTGAAGTTGCAGGGCAGGACGTTGTTTGTACTGTTAAAAATTCAGCAACATTGGCTGGGGCATTGTTTACCTTGCATGCTTCTCAAATTCATATTGATTTGCCTACCCTCACTGAAAAAGACAAGGAG GTTATAAGCACCTGGggagtaaaaaacaaaattgattttctatcATTGTCATATACTAGGCATGCTGAAGATGTTCGCCAG GCACGTGAATTCCTTTCTACATTAGGTGATCTAAGCCAGACTCAAATTTTTGCAAAGATTGAAAATGTTGAG ggattgaCCCATTTTGATGAGATTCTACAAGAAGCTGATGGAATCATCCTGTCCCGTGGGAATTTGGGCATTGATCTTCCACCAGAGAAG GtctttttcttccaaaagtCGGCCCTTTACAAGTGTAATATGGCTGGGAAGCCTGCTGTGCTCACACGTGTTGTGGATAGCATGACTGACAACTTAAGACCAACTCGTGCGGAAGCCACTGATGTTGCCAATGCTGTGTTAGATG GAAGTGATGCAATTCTTCTGGGTGCCGAGACTTTACGTGGATTATATCCTGTTGAGACTATTTCTACGGTTGGCAAGATTTGTTCAGAA GCTGAGAAAGTTTTCAATCAAGACCTTTATTTTAAGAAGACAGTCAAATTTGTGGGAGAACCCATGACCCATTTGGAATCCATAGCATCCTCTGcg GTACGAGCAGCTATTAAGGTGAAGGCTTCTGTTATCATTTGCTTCACTTCATCTGGAAGGGCTGCAAG ATTGATAGCAAAGTATAGGCCAACGATGCCGGTTCTCTCTGTTGTGATACCCAGGCTCAAGACAAATCAGCTTAAATGGAGCTTTAGTGGAGCTTTTGAG GACCAACTACCAACTCAGTTGTGGGAAAGCTTATTTACTGCTAAT GCAAGGCAATCACTTATTGTTAGAGGTCTCTTTCCCATGCTTGCTGATCCTCGACATCCT
- the LOC25499373 gene encoding pyruvate kinase 1, cytosolic isoform X2 — MHSSNLLIEEPIRMISILEPAKTSFFPAMTRIVGTLGPKSRSVDVISSCLKAGMSVARFDFSWGDSEYHQETLENLKAAIKTSKKLCAVMLDTVGAEMQVVNKNETSISLQADSQVILTPDQGQEASSEILPINFDGLAKSVKAGDTIFVGQYLFTGSETTSVWLEVAEVAGQDVVCTVKNSATLAGALFTLHASQIHIDLPTLTEKDKEVISTWGVKNKIDFLSLSYTRHAEDVRQAREFLSTLGDLSQTQIFAKIENVEGLTHFDEILQEADGIILSRGNLGIDLPPEKVFFFQKSALYKCNMAGKPAVLTRVVDSMTDNLRPTRAEATDVANAVLDGSDAILLGAETLRGLYPVETISTVGKICSEAEKVFNQDLYFKKTVKFVGEPMTHLESIASSAVRAAIKVKASVIICFTSSGRAARLIAKYRPTMPVLSVVIPRLKTNQLKWSFSGAFEARQSLIVRGLFPMLADPRHPAESTSASNESILKVALDHGKASGVIKPHDRVVICQKVGDASVVKIIELED, encoded by the exons ATGCATTCAAGTAACTTGCTTATCGAAGAACCTATTCGGATGATCTCAATCCTTGAGCCAGCCAAAACC agcTTTTTTCCTGCAATGACAAGGATCGTTGGTACCTTGGGACCTAAATCTCGTTCAGTTGATGTTATTTCTTCTTGTCTCAAAGCCGGAATGTctg TGGCTCGTTTCGATTTTTCTTGGGGTGACTCCGAATATCACCAAGAGACTCTGGAAAATTTGAAGGCTGCTATCAAAACTTCTAAGAAGCTCTGTGCT GTTATGCTGGACACGGTTGGTGCTGAGATGCAGGTTGTTAACAAAAACGAGACATCGATTTCCCTTCAGGCTGATAGTCAGGTTATCCTGACTCCTGATCAGGGGCAAGAAGCTTCTTCAGAGATACTGCCTATCAATTTTGATGGACTTGCCAAG TCAGTGAAGGCGGGAGACACCATTTTCGTTGGGCAATACTTGTTCACAGGAAGTGAAACTACTTCTGTATGGCTAGAG GTAGCTGAAGTTGCAGGGCAGGACGTTGTTTGTACTGTTAAAAATTCAGCAACATTGGCTGGGGCATTGTTTACCTTGCATGCTTCTCAAATTCATATTGATTTGCCTACCCTCACTGAAAAAGACAAGGAG GTTATAAGCACCTGGggagtaaaaaacaaaattgattttctatcATTGTCATATACTAGGCATGCTGAAGATGTTCGCCAG GCACGTGAATTCCTTTCTACATTAGGTGATCTAAGCCAGACTCAAATTTTTGCAAAGATTGAAAATGTTGAG ggattgaCCCATTTTGATGAGATTCTACAAGAAGCTGATGGAATCATCCTGTCCCGTGGGAATTTGGGCATTGATCTTCCACCAGAGAAG GtctttttcttccaaaagtCGGCCCTTTACAAGTGTAATATGGCTGGGAAGCCTGCTGTGCTCACACGTGTTGTGGATAGCATGACTGACAACTTAAGACCAACTCGTGCGGAAGCCACTGATGTTGCCAATGCTGTGTTAGATG GAAGTGATGCAATTCTTCTGGGTGCCGAGACTTTACGTGGATTATATCCTGTTGAGACTATTTCTACGGTTGGCAAGATTTGTTCAGAA GCTGAGAAAGTTTTCAATCAAGACCTTTATTTTAAGAAGACAGTCAAATTTGTGGGAGAACCCATGACCCATTTGGAATCCATAGCATCCTCTGcg GTACGAGCAGCTATTAAGGTGAAGGCTTCTGTTATCATTTGCTTCACTTCATCTGGAAGGGCTGCAAG ATTGATAGCAAAGTATAGGCCAACGATGCCGGTTCTCTCTGTTGTGATACCCAGGCTCAAGACAAATCAGCTTAAATGGAGCTTTAGTGGAGCTTTTGAG GCAAGGCAATCACTTATTGTTAGAGGTCTCTTTCCCATGCTTGCTGATCCTCGACATCCT
- the LOC25499374 gene encoding leucine-rich repeat receptor-like protein kinase PXC1 has protein sequence MNTTLALALTLAFLFTSPSLTQSAQHNHNDTHALTEFRLRTDFHGYLVDNWTGEDACNTAWHGVQCSPNGRVIALSLPSLNLRGPVDSLSTLTYLRFLDLHDNRLNGTIVPLLNCTDLELLYLSGNDFSGEIPPDISSLRLLIRLDISDNNIHGEIPKELSKLKHLLTLRLQNNELSGEVPDLASSLINLIELNITNNELQGHLPDAMFTKFGNKSFSGNDGLCGSTPLPKCSVTEKTPHPPSDDDGSEIVPSNPSKNHGNISSENPSKKRKMLSPGGIVAVAVAVSVALLVVVSFTVAQCCGRGGRSNSTVGMDSEIGKRKSESSSGSEKKGYRGGNSNNGGVDRDSDGTTTETDRSKLVFFDRRNEFELEDLLRASAEMLGKGSLGTVYRAVLDDGCTVAVKRLKDANPCDRNQFEQYMDVVGKLRHPNVVRLKAYYYAKEEKLLVYDYLSNGSLHALLHGNRGPGRIPLDWTTRISLVLGAARGLARIHGEYSAAKIPHGNVKSSNVILDKNGVACIGDFGLSLLLNPAHAVARLGGYRAPEQAEAKKLSQEADVYAFGVLVLEVLTGRAPSSQYSSPVGVRSCVEFEEQEADLPKWVRSVVKDEWTSEVFDQELLRYKNIEEELVSMLNVGLACVALQPEKRPTMLDVVKMIEDIRVEQSPLREDYDESRDSLSPSLATTEDCLA, from the exons ATGAACACAACACTAGCATTAGCCTTAACCTTAGCATTTCTCTTTACATCACCATCTCTAACACAAAGTgcacaacataatcataatgACACACACGCCCTCACCGAATTCCGTCTCCGAACCGACTTCCACGGCTACCTCGTCGATAACTGGACCGGTGAGGATGCCTGCAACACCGCCTGGCATGGTGTTCAATGCTCTCCAAACGGCAGAGTCATAGCTCTCTCACTCCCTTCCCTCAATCTCCGAGGTCCCGTTGATTCTCTCTCAACGCTAACCTACTTACGCTTCCTTGACCTACACGATAACCGCTTAAACGGAACCATTGTTCCTCTTTTAAACTGCACTGATCTTGAACTCCTCTATCTTTCCGGCAACGACTTCTCCGGTGAAATACCGCCGGATATATCTTCCTTACGTCTTCTCATCAGACTCGACATCTCCGACAACAACATCCACGGCGAAATTCCTAAAGAATTATCAAAACTGAAGCATCTCCTCACTCTCCGGTTACAGAACAATGAACTCTCCGGCGAAGTTCCCGATCTTGCTTCTTCCCTTATCAATCTCATTGAACTCAATATCACCAACAATGAACTCCAAGGACACTTACCAGACGCCATGTTTACCAAATTCGGTAACAAAAGCTTCTCCGGCAATGACGGTCTTTGCGGATCAACGCCGTTGCCGAAGTGTTCTGTCACCGAAAAAACTCCTCATCCTCCTTCTGATGATGATGGTTCTGAAATTGTTCCTTCAAACCCTAGCAAAAATCATGGTAATATTTCATCTGAAAATCCTTCCAAAAAACGGAAAATGTTGAGTCCTGGGGGAATAGTAGCCGTTGCGGTGGCTGTTTCTGTGGCGTTACTGGTGGTGGTTTCTTTCACCGTAGCACAATGTTGCGGAAGAGGAGGAAGATCTAATTCAACGGTGGGGATGGATAGTGAGATTGGGAAGAGAAAAAGTGAAAGTAGCAGTGGAAGTGAGAAAAAAGGTTATAGGGGTGGTAATAGTAACAATGGGGGTGTGGATAGAGATAGTGATGGAACAACAACTGAAACAGATAGAAgcaaattagtgttttttgatAGAAGGAATGAGTTTGAGTTAGAGGATTTGCTACGAGCTTCTGCAGAGATGCTTGGGAAGGGTAGTTTGGGAACTGTTTATAGAGCTGTTCTTGATGATGGATGTACTGTTGCTGTTAAGAGACTTAAGGATGCTAATCCTTGTGATAGGAATCAGTTTGAACAGTATATGGATGTTGTGGGGAAGCTTAGACATCCTAATGTTGTTAGACTTAAAGCTTATTATTATGCTAAGGAAGAAAAGCTTTTGGTTTATGATTATCTTTCCAATGGAAGcttgcatgctcttcttcatg GGAACCGTGGTCCGGGAAGGATTCCGTTAGATTGGACAACAAGAATAAGCTTGGTGTTGGGGGCAGCAAGAGGCCTAGCAAGGATTCATGGAGAGTATAGTGCAGCAAAGATACCTCATGGAAATGTGAAATCATCAAATGTGATACTTGACAAGAATGGGGTTGCTTGCATAGGTGACTTTGGTTTGTCACTGTTATTAAACCCTGCTCACGCAGTTGCAAGGCTGGGTGGGTACAGGGCTCCAGAACAGGCGGAAGCTAAGAAGCTTTCACAAGAGGCAGACGTGTATGCTTTTGGAGTATTGGTGTTGGAAGTTTTGACAGGAAGAGCTCCTTCCTCTCAGTATTCTTCTCCAGTAGGAGTTCGCTCTTGCGTGGAATTTGAAGAACAAGAAGCTGATCTTCCAAAATGGGTTCGGTCTGTTGTGAAGGATGAGTGGACATCAGAGGTGTTTGATCAAGAACTTTTGAGGTACAAGAACATTGAGGAGGAGCTTGTTTCAATGCTGAATGTTGGACTAGCTTGTGTTGCGTTACAACCTGAGAAAAGGCCAACAATGTTGGATGTTGTTAAGATGATCGAGGATATTAGGGTGGAACAATCTCCTCTAAGAGAGGATTATGATGAATCTCGCGATTCACTTTCACCTTCACTTGCCACGACTGAAGATTGCTTAGCTTAA
- the LOC25499375 gene encoding cytochrome P450 76A2, producing MQRVNKETMVFPSQDTLLIILLLLSFPVFLFLLIRRAKISATKRRLPPGPPGWPIFGNMFQLGEMPHRTLTNLRQKYGPVLWLKIGAVNTMAILSAKEATIFFKNHDHNFSDRTVIETMRAHNYDKSSLALAPYGPYWRLMRRLVTVDMLVMKRINDTASIRRRCVNDMLTWIAKEARELEAGRGLHVSRFVFFMSFNLFGNLMLSRDMFDMKSESGSEFFTAVMGLLEWTGHANVSDLFPWLRWLDPQGLRRKMDRDMGKAIEIASTFVKERLDLEVERDEKSRDFLDVLLEFQRNENQDAVNISDKDLNVFILEMFLAGSETTSSTIEWAMTELLCNRDCMLKLKTELSSVIGTKDVEESDIDKLPYLQGVVKETLRLHPPIPLLVPRKAVQDTEFMGYFVPKDTQVFVNTWAIGRDPDVWDEPLVFKPERFCDINNKSDYRGQHYEFIPFGAGRRMCAGIPLAHRILHLVLGSLLHRFDWELDCNITPLTMDMKDRLGITMRKFQPLLAVPKLVGS from the exons ATGCAACGAGTTAACAAAGAAACCATGGTATTTCCTTCACAAGATACTCTTCTAATTATTCTCCTACTCTTATCTTTCCCTGTGTTCCTCTTCCTCCTTATCCGCCGCGCCAAAATCTCGGCCACCAAGCGCCGTCTTCCACCCGGACCACCAGGATGGCCCATATTTGGAAACATGTTCCAATTAGGAGAAATGCCTCATCGTACACTCACCAACTTAAGACAAAAATATGGTCCAGTTTTATGGCTCAAAATAGGTGCTGTAAACACTATGGCAATACTTTCAGCCAAAGAAGCtacaatatttttcaaaaaccacGACCACAATTTTTCAGACCGAACCGTAATTGAAACCATGCGTGCCCATAATTATGACAAATCTTCCTTAGCTTTGGCTCCTTATGGTCCCTATTGGCGGCTCATGCGCCGCCTTGTAACCGTTGATATGCTTGTCATGAAACGCATAAACGACACAGCTTCCATACGTCGTAGATGTGTAAACGACATGCTCACATGGATTGCAAAAGAAGCACGTGAGTTAGAAGCTGGTCGTGGACTTCATGTGTCACGTTTTGTATTTTTCATGAGTTTTAACTTGTTTGGAAATTTAATGTTGTCGCGTGATATGTTTGATATGAAATCTGAGAGTGGTTCCGAGTTTTTCACTGCGGTTATGGGGTTGTTGGAATGGACCGGACATGCCAATGTGTCGGATTTGTTTCCATGGTTAAGGTGGTTGGATCCACAAGGTCTAAGGAGAAAAATGGACAGGGATATGGGAAAAGCTATTGAAATTGCTTCCACGTTTGTGAAAGAGCGTTTGGATTTGGAAGTGGAACGTGATGAGAAATCAAGAGATTTCTTGGATGTCTTGCTTGAGTTCCAAAGAAATGAGAATCAAGATGCAGTCAACATCTCAGATAAAGATCTCAACGTTTTCATCTTG GAAATGTTCTTGGCTGGGTCAGAAACAACAAGTAGCACAATTGAATGGGCTATGACAGAACTGTTATGCAACCGTGATTGTATGTTGAAACTCAAAACCGAGCTTAGTTCAGTAATTGGTACCAAAGATGTTGAAGAGAGTGACATAGACAAGCTTCCATACCTACAAGGTGTTGTCAAAGAAACACTAAGGTTACATCCTCCAATTCCACTACTTGTCCCAAGAAAAGCAGTACAAGACACAGAATTCATGGGATACTTCGTACCAAAAGACACACAAGTATTTGTCAACACATGGGCAATTGGAAGAGACCCTGATGTTTGGGATGAACCATTGGTTTTCAAACCTGAGAGATTTTGTGATATCAATAATAAGAGTGATTATAGAGGACAACATTATGAGTTTATACCATTTGGTGCTGGTAGAAGAATGTGTGCTGGTATACCTTTGGCTCATAGAATTCTTCACCTTGTTTTGGGATCTTTGCTTCATCGATTTGATTGGGAGCTTGATTGCAATATTACACCTTTAACTATGGATATGAAAGATAGGCTTGGGATTACCATGAGGAAGTTTCAACCATTGCTTGCTGTGCCCAAATTAGTTGGGTcttaa
- the LOC25499377 gene encoding protein PSK SIMULATOR 1 produces the protein MRGEMANGSWLNSLWPVSRKNALDNKALVGILALEVASLMSKMTNLWQSLSDWEVLNLREEIVNSVGIKKLVSQDDDYLMELVLNDILDSFQLLARSVTRFGKRCTDPVYHRFEHFVCNPVQNYIQWSGWEYKWKKMERKMKKMEKIVASTTQFCEELEVLAEVEQTFRRMQANPELHRFKLLEFQKKVACQRQEVRNLRDMSPWNKSYDYVVRLLVKSLFTVLERIIFVFGNNHLPSLQQETDSQNMNANNLLRSQSFSVFMHSSIYPSENDLNGFNSGSVGRRPYFSFDKSKRNKEHKKALHPPDKGRKHKRSESKQLGNIGPFKSCMSVTSNSPVIQSCVQTDGYGGSMRLTDSHMKHGDKMKTMDKSSLSNRIRIYSKLCLSNRLKSASFTVGGASLALRYANMIVLIEKMASSLHSIDLKARDDLYNMLPTTIRIVLRAKLKYRAKSKSSSVHDADLAAKSSSVLTQILEWLAPLAHNTISLHSERNFEKEHSFVKANILPVQTLYYANQAKTEAAMVDLLVGLNYVCSIDRKVGMRDRLEFASTRSLNGLCMRNMRI, from the coding sequence ATGAGAGGTGAAATGGCGAATGGGTCTTGGCTCAATTCTTTGTGGCCGGTCTCGCGCAAGAATGCATTAGATAACAAGGCGTTAGTTGGAATTTTGGCGTTAGAAGTTGCGAGTTTGATGTCAAAGATGACTAACTTGTGGCAGTCTTTGAGTGATTGGGAGGTGTTGAATTTGAGGGAAGAGATAGTGAACTCTGTTGGGATCAAAAAGTTAGTTTCTCAGGATGATGATTACTTGATGGAGCTTGTATTGAATGATATACTTGATAGTTTTCAATTGCTAGCGCGATCTGTTACCAGGTTTGGTAAGAGATGCACGGATCCGGTTTATCATCGGTTTGAGCATTTTGTTTGTAATCCGGTTCAAAATTATATTCAATGGTCAGGGTGGGAGTATAAATGGAAAAAGAtggagagaaaaatgaagaaaatggaaaaaattgtGGCCTCCACGACACAATTTTGTGAAGAGCTTGAAGTACTAGCAGAGGTTGAACAGACTTTCAGAAGAATGCAAGCAAATCCTGAACTGCATCGGTTTAAGTTGCTCGAGTTTCAGAAGAAGGTCGCGTGTCAGCGTCAGGAAGTGAGGAATCTAAGAGACATGTCTCCATGGAATAAAAGTTATGATTATGTTGTCCGGTTGCTGGTAAAATCACTATTTACGGTACTGGAGAGAATCATATTTGTGTTTGGAAATAATCACCTACCATCTTTACAGCAAGAAACTGACTCACAGAATATGAATGCTAACAATCTTCTGCGCAGTCaatctttttctgtttttatgcATTCTTCCATTTATCCTTCCGAGAATGATCTCAATGGATTCAACTCAGGTTCTGTTGGGAGGAGGCCATACTTTTCATTTGACAAGAGCAAAAGAAACAAGGAACATAAGAAGGCTCTTCATCCACCAGATAAAGGTCGAAAGCACAAACGTTCCGAAAGCAAACAGTTAGGAAATATAGGGCCATTCAAAAGTTGCATGTCTGTTACAAGTAATTCTCCTGTCATACAGAGTTGTGTGCAGACAGATGGTTATGGTGGTTCTATGAGGTTGACTGATTCTCATATGAAACATGGtgacaaaatgaaaacaatggaTAAATCATCTCTCTCCAACAGAATTAGAATATATTCTAAATTATGCCTCAGCAATAGGTTAAAGTCAGCTTCGTTTACCGTTGGTGGTGCATCTTTAGCCCTTCGCTATGCAAATATGATTGTATTGATCGAGAAGATGGCATCATCGCTTCACTCAATTGACTTGAAAGCAAGAGATGATTTGTACAATATGCTTCCAACTACTATAAGAATTGTTCTGAGGGCTAAGCTCAAATATCGTGCGAAAAGTAAATCTTCATCCGTTCATGATGCAGACCTTGCAGCAAAATCAAGCTCAGTACTCACACAGATATTAGAATGGTTGGCTCCACTTGCACACAACACCATAAGTTTGCATTCTGAGAGAAATTTTGAGAAGGAGCATTCCTTTGTAAAAGCAAATATTTTACCAGTTCAAACTCTTTATTATGCAAATCAAGCAAAAACTGAAGCTGCAATGGTTGATCTTCTTGTAGGTCTTAACTATGTATGCAGCATTGATAGAAAAGTAGGTATGAGAGATAGGTTGGAGTTTGCTAGCACTAGATCATTGAATGGTCTTTGTATGAGAAATATGAGGATCTAA